Genomic segment of Umezawaea sp. Da 62-37:
CGGGACGCGGACGAAGTCGCCGGGTCCCAGCTCGACCACCCCGCGCTGCGACACCAGCGTGCGCCGACCGCTGACCTGGTACTGGACCTCGTCGGCGTCCAGGGTTCGGCGGTAGGCGCGGCCGTCCGACGGCGGCAGGAGCACGCTGCCCAGCCGGAACGAGCCGGAGCCGTACAGCCAGGTCACCCCTGGGGTCGTGGCCTTGGCGAACACCCGCATCCGCTCCCGCTCGACGTGCACCCGGTCGAGCAGGAGCCGCTCGTCGACCGGGAACACCACGACGTCGTGACCGGGTCCGCCCATGCACTGGGTCACCGCCTCGTTCGCGGGTTTCGCCACCCAACCGGGGAACGGCGGGAACACAGCTTCCGACATGCGGACGGCCTCGGCCGGTTCAGCCACCGGGGCGGGGGCGTAGAACAGGAGGTGGCTCTCCCCCCGGCCGTGGTTGTCGTGCCCCACGCCCCTCGGGATGCGCGAGAACTCCCCCGGCCGGTGCTCGACCACGCCGAGCTCGGTCATCAGCGTCCGCTCCCCCGCGATCTGGTAGCCGATCTCGTCCACGTCGCAGTTGCGGTGGTAGAACGGCTGCCGCCCGTTCATCTTCTGCCACTCCACGCGCAGCCCGTCGTTCTCGTAGACGCACCGGGGCGCCGCGAACGCCTCGGCGACGTACTCCTGCGGGTGGTGCACGACCCGCAGCGGCTCGTGGTCGCTCCAGAGCTCCATCGGCAAGCGGCTGGAGTGCGGCGGGGCGAGCAGCAGTTCCTCGTCCCGCTCGACGACGCGCAGCGGCTCGTCCGACCCGATCAGCGCGAGCACCTCGGTGACTGTTCCCATGGCTCCTTCTCCCTTGATGACGGGTTCGACCTCCGACGAGGATCGGTCGGAAATCGCCGATGCGGATAGCGATCGGGCCATCGGCGCGGGAACCCGACATGATGGCGATCGTGAAGAGGGAATCCGTCGTCCTCGACGACGTGGACCGCGGCCTGCTGCACGCGCTGGACGTCGACGGCCGGGCGTCGTTCGCGCGCATCAGCGAGGTCCTGGGCGTCTCGGACCGCACGGTGGCGCGGCGCTACGCCCGGATGCGCGAGACCGGACTGGTCCGCCTGGTCGGCGAGGTCGACGCGATCCGGCTCGGCGGCGCCGAATGGGTCATCCGGGTGCAGTGCAAGCCGGGGTCCGCGATGGAGGTGGCGACCGCGCTGGCCCGCCGCGAGGACACCCGCTGGGTGCACCTGCTCTCCGGCGGCACGGAGATCTGCGCGAGCCTGCGGTCGTGGTCGCTGGAGGAGCGCGACGAGCTGATCCTGCAACGGTTGCAGCGCACCGCCCCGGTCGTGTCGGTGACCGCGCACAGCGTGCTGCACATCTTCGGCCAGGACCGGCCCGACCCCGACGGCCTGGGCTGCCTGGACGCCGGGCAGATCGCGGCCCTGCGCCCGGCGCGCGGCAACGCCGACCACGTCACCCTGACCGACGCCGACCGCCCGCTGATCCAGGCGCTGGCGGCGGACGGCCGGGCGCCCTACCCGGTGCTGGCCGCCGCGACCGGGTGGTCGGAGTCCACGGTCGCCCGGCGGATCGACGCCCTGCGCGCCGCCGGGCTGCTGTACTTCGACGTGGACGTCGACCTGTCCCTCGTCGGCTACCGCACGGACGCCCGGCTGTGGATCTCCGTGCCGCCCGCGCACCTCGCCGAGACCGGCGCCGCGCTCACCGCGCACCCCGAGGTGGCCTTCTGCGCCGCGACGACCGGCGCCACCAACCTGCTGGTCTCCGCTGTGTGCCGCGACAGCCAGGACCTCTACCGCTACCTCACCGAGCGGGTCGGCGCGCTGCCCCACGTGCGCGGCGTCGAGACCGCACCGGTCATCCGCACCGTCAAGCGCGCGGGGCCGTGGACCTGACCGGCGGGTCAGGGCACCGTGATGACGATCCGCCCCCGGACGTGGCCGGTCTCGCTGGCCGCGTGCGCCGCTCCGACCTCGGCCAGCGGGAAGGTCCGGGTGACCGGCAGCGCCATCGCGCCAGCCGCCGCGAGCCGGGCGCCTTCGCGGAGCGCGGGGGTCTTGTCCCGGCCGAAGCCCGTGGAGAACCGGACGCCGTGCCCGGCCGAGCCGACGTCGGCGATGGTCACCACCCGATCCGGGGAACCGGTCAGGTCGATCAGTTCGGGCAGGACGCCGGAACCGGCCAGGTCGAACGCGAAGTCGACACCGCCCGGAGCCAGCGCCCGCACCCGGTCGAGCAGTCCGGGGCCGTAGGTGGTCGGGACGGCGCCGAGCGAGGCGACGTAGTCCTGGTTGGCGGGACCGGCGACCCCGATGACGGTGACGCCCCGGTCGGCGGCGAACTGGGCGGCGGCCGACCCGACCCCGCCCGCGGCGCCGTTGAGCAGGACGGTCCGCCCGCTCCGGACACCCGAGTCGTCGAGCAGGCGCAGGGCGGTCTCGAACGGGGTCGGGTAGCCCGCCGCCTCGTCGAACGGCACCTTGTCCGGCTTGGCCGCCCAGGACGTGAGGACCGCGTGCTCCGCGTACGTCTCGGCCCCGGACCCGAACACGGCGTCGCCGACCTCCACGCCGACCACGCCGTCGCCGACCTCGTCCACGATCCCCGCGGCGTCGCCGCCGATGCCCGCGGGCAGGGTCAGCGGCACGATCGCCCGCATCTGCCCGTTCCGGATCCGCCACTCCACGGCGTTAACGCCCGCGGCGCGCACGGCGACGCGGATCCGCCCCGGCCCCGCGTGCGGCGCCTCGACCTCGACGAGGTCCAGGACCTCCGGGCCGCCGTACCGGCTGAACCGCACTGCCCTCATGATGTCCCCTCGCGTCGTGCCGATGATCGACTCAAGGGTGGGCGTTTCGCACCGCATCGCGAACCCGTGGACCGCGCTGTGCGGGAATCCGACATCGCAAGCCAAATCCCGGTGGAAACCGCCGGCCGTGAGGCCCGTGGCGCGGGCCCCGGCGCGTCACCGGGAGGAGTCGACCGGCATCCCGTTCAGCCGCGCGTCGTGCTGCCCGCACCGACCG
This window contains:
- a CDS encoding Lrp/AsnC family transcriptional regulator, producing the protein MKRESVVLDDVDRGLLHALDVDGRASFARISEVLGVSDRTVARRYARMRETGLVRLVGEVDAIRLGGAEWVIRVQCKPGSAMEVATALARREDTRWVHLLSGGTEICASLRSWSLEERDELILQRLQRTAPVVSVTAHSVLHIFGQDRPDPDGLGCLDAGQIAALRPARGNADHVTLTDADRPLIQALAADGRAPYPVLAAATGWSESTVARRIDALRAAGLLYFDVDVDLSLVGYRTDARLWISVPPAHLAETGAALTAHPEVAFCAATTGATNLLVSAVCRDSQDLYRYLTERVGALPHVRGVETAPVIRTVKRAGPWT
- a CDS encoding NADP-dependent oxidoreductase, with the protein product MRAVRFSRYGGPEVLDLVEVEAPHAGPGRIRVAVRAAGVNAVEWRIRNGQMRAIVPLTLPAGIGGDAAGIVDEVGDGVVGVEVGDAVFGSGAETYAEHAVLTSWAAKPDKVPFDEAAGYPTPFETALRLLDDSGVRSGRTVLLNGAAGGVGSAAAQFAADRGVTVIGVAGPANQDYVASLGAVPTTYGPGLLDRVRALAPGGVDFAFDLAGSGVLPELIDLTGSPDRVVTIADVGSAGHGVRFSTGFGRDKTPALREGARLAAAGAMALPVTRTFPLAEVGAAHAASETGHVRGRIVITVP